One window of the Candidatus Jettenia sp. genome contains the following:
- a CDS encoding polysaccharide deacetylase family protein, whose product MGKLKKRIINKLLKETSPFFDSYSLYFNMPSSKKKLERLSDFAEVGIGVNIEGKITTLTPRYLEIGKNTTIQSIHIAPEKFVLIEKDVITGNISCRKHSIITPQKSYEGEAIDERCITISVDFEAGVALSHASKERWGHYRKFWDSRKAVEKLSQLFKKYEIPVTWAICGHLFLRECNGNHNIAEDDWSGHWFMHDPATNYKNNSEWYMPETIKTLAKEPLFEIGYHSFGHFLYQQCSEDTVKKDILMAKKIRSEWGLKLDSFVFPYNQCGYFDLLVEEGGFRNFRGKIGVICPSYGAINFKEFCYIHTTQVFAPSTMDKCNLQIQQLTRQNFNYYTHCYQWIENDGWKELEQWLKKLSRLMSLNKIKIKKFGELYG is encoded by the coding sequence ATGGGCAAACTAAAGAAACGTATTATTAATAAACTCCTCAAAGAAACATCTCCTTTTTTTGACTCTTATAGTCTTTATTTCAACATGCCTTCTTCTAAAAAGAAACTCGAACGACTTTCAGATTTTGCTGAAGTAGGCATCGGAGTTAATATTGAAGGAAAGATTACGACCCTGACACCTCGCTATTTAGAAATAGGCAAAAACACAACGATACAATCTATTCATATAGCACCTGAAAAATTTGTACTCATCGAAAAAGATGTAATAACAGGGAATATCTCCTGCCGGAAGCACTCGATTATAACCCCTCAAAAGAGCTATGAGGGTGAAGCAATAGACGAAAGGTGCATAACTATTTCAGTAGATTTTGAGGCTGGTGTCGCTCTTTCGCATGCATCAAAAGAAAGATGGGGCCATTACCGAAAGTTTTGGGATAGCAGAAAAGCCGTAGAAAAACTTTCTCAACTATTTAAGAAATATGAAATACCTGTGACGTGGGCTATATGCGGACACCTCTTCCTTAGAGAGTGTAATGGTAATCATAACATTGCTGAAGATGATTGGAGTGGCCACTGGTTTATGCATGATCCCGCAACGAATTATAAAAATAATTCCGAATGGTACATGCCTGAAACAATAAAGACTTTAGCGAAAGAGCCTCTTTTTGAAATAGGGTACCATTCTTTTGGGCATTTCTTATATCAGCAATGCTCGGAAGATACGGTTAAAAAAGATATCTTGATGGCAAAAAAAATACGATCGGAGTGGGGACTGAAGCTCGATAGTTTTGTGTTTCCTTATAATCAGTGTGGTTATTTTGATTTACTCGTGGAAGAGGGAGGGTTTCGTAATTTCAGAGGCAAAATAGGTGTTATTTGTCCATCATATGGTGCTATCAATTTTAAAGAATTTTGCTACATACATACTACACAAGTATTCGCGCCAAGCACTATGGACAAATGTAATTTACAGATTCAGCAATTAACCAGGCAAAACTTTAACTATTATACGCATTGTTATCAATGGATTGAGAATGATGGTTGGAAAGAGTTAGAGCAATGGTTGAAAAAGTTAAGCAGATTAATGTCTTTAAACAAAATTAAAATTAAAAAATTTGGAGAGTTATATGGTTAG
- a CDS encoding class I SAM-dependent methyltransferase encodes MVIKFLNADYYHAKVKSKLIIDFLKSIRVGESILDMGAGEMPFKKYCEHLDYTSQDFCQYEGKGDGRGLQTNTFDVKGIDIVCDIKQIPVPDERYDNILCSEVLEHIENPLEGIKEMKRILKPGGKVIITVPGTSLLHFSPYHYYTGFKDNFFNLLLGKSGFDIDKIIRVGTIYSVTALYLWYIADKFSKVIFPWRSSLFFKMFILGFSPFISLFLILDSIRILDTMTIEAGLLVVATKRHENSHGT; translated from the coding sequence ATGGTAATCAAATTTTTAAATGCTGATTATTATCACGCAAAAGTAAAATCTAAGCTCATTATTGATTTTTTAAAATCGATACGTGTTGGTGAAAGCATTTTGGATATGGGTGCAGGAGAAATGCCATTTAAGAAATACTGCGAGCATCTTGACTATACGAGTCAAGATTTCTGCCAATACGAGGGAAAAGGAGATGGCAGAGGTCTGCAGACTAATACATTTGACGTAAAAGGAATAGATATAGTATGCGATATCAAGCAAATACCTGTACCTGACGAGAGGTATGATAATATCTTATGCTCTGAAGTGTTGGAGCATATAGAAAATCCTCTTGAAGGTATTAAAGAAATGAAGCGAATATTAAAACCTGGCGGCAAGGTTATTATAACAGTACCAGGTACATCTCTTTTGCATTTTTCTCCATATCATTATTATACCGGATTTAAAGATAATTTTTTTAACTTGCTCTTAGGAAAGTCAGGGTTTGACATTGATAAGATTATAAGAGTAGGAACAATTTATTCAGTTACAGCTCTTTACCTTTGGTATATTGCGGATAAGTTCTCAAAAGTAATCTTTCCATGGAGATCGTCACTATTCTTTAAGATGTTTATTCTTGGATTTTCACCATTTATATCTCTGTTTTTGATCCTTGATTCCATAAGGATATTGGACACCATGACCATAGAAGCTGGTCTTTTAGTTGTAGCAACAAAAAGACATGAGAATTCGCATGGTACGTAA
- a CDS encoding radical SAM protein, with protein sequence MKKIVNMWKSTTKEFLESRLPIPVMAMLKLRSHLRHYKPFTTHVRERNFIIAQQDYMANKIFVKSLPYLAFVDTGNICNLKCPFCPTNNGEYSFSSPKFPSVLKRERCFLDLEKYALVLEAFGETLFSLSLFDWGEPFLNKNIFEMVFMAKEFNIEVCLSTNLNIKDPDLAQKICECYPDSLILSIDGLCSETYRKYRRGGDFELVMENVQKIAAYKRKYSLKKPELIWQFLVFKHNEHEIPFVDTFARSHGADIVKISNAYIYHEDWIPVNKKYHPLEARKNSCDFLWTTATIEATGSLSPCCVNRDSRYDFGEFTTAQELRELWNCEKIRASRSFFHKKKPDSKILCDMCTLIKQDAE encoded by the coding sequence ATGAAGAAAATAGTAAACATGTGGAAAAGCACGACAAAAGAATTTCTTGAAAGTCGGCTTCCCATACCTGTAATGGCAATGTTAAAGCTCAGAAGTCATCTTAGGCATTATAAACCTTTCACCACACACGTTCGGGAACGGAATTTTATTATTGCACAACAAGATTATATGGCCAATAAGATTTTTGTCAAATCTTTGCCCTATTTAGCATTTGTCGACACAGGAAATATTTGTAATCTTAAATGTCCATTTTGCCCTACGAATAATGGTGAGTATTCTTTCTCAAGCCCAAAATTTCCAAGTGTACTCAAGAGAGAACGCTGTTTCCTTGATTTGGAAAAATATGCTTTAGTGCTTGAAGCATTTGGAGAAACTCTTTTTTCTCTATCTCTTTTTGACTGGGGCGAACCTTTTCTTAATAAAAATATTTTTGAAATGGTATTCATGGCTAAAGAGTTCAATATAGAGGTTTGTTTGAGCACAAATTTGAATATCAAAGACCCTGACCTTGCACAAAAGATCTGTGAATGTTATCCAGATTCTCTTATTCTTAGCATCGATGGTCTTTGCTCAGAAACCTATCGAAAATACCGCCGTGGTGGAGATTTTGAACTTGTCATGGAAAACGTGCAAAAAATCGCTGCCTATAAGAGAAAATATAGTCTTAAAAAGCCAGAATTAATCTGGCAATTCTTAGTTTTTAAACATAACGAACATGAAATTCCTTTTGTTGACACATTTGCCCGTTCTCATGGCGCTGACATTGTCAAAATTTCCAATGCATATATTTATCATGAAGATTGGATACCGGTAAACAAGAAATATCATCCTTTAGAAGCTCGTAAGAATAGTTGTGATTTTCTTTGGACGACAGCAACAATTGAAGCCACAGGTTCATTAAGCCCGTGTTGTGTTAATCGTGACTCCCGATATGATTTTGGAGAATTTACAACAGCACAGGAATTAAGAGAGCTCTGGAATTGCGAGAAGATTCGTGCTTCAAGAAGTTTTTTTCATAAGAAGAAGCCTGATAGTAAAATTTTGTGCGATATGTGCACATTAATAAAACAAGATGCTGAGTAA
- a CDS encoding class I SAM-dependent methyltransferase produces MKVRSLKSKRIDFIAHEYSHVPVVAFVKAVNDGYYNYNACEYDSTHPDITYDAIIAWNKIIDLLRVKMTNLQEYTIVDIGSGTGFVAARFLEKCLSFKNYIGLEPSASMRKVATRKFRESRLSFQSIDILKKEAVFDVLKKIKGKRIITLNSVLHHIVWWEDFLTIIKNALNTGDLFILCHEPNSRFWENNKLVSLFDNIQEEKASMNRRAFYLNPIKYMKKVNRLVRKDTHQTPSKYDLINQELRKSGAIKNSLSPGLIGAIIDYSVPLCWRGITIGKDCNEGFLDIEGLMENYFKDMELLLSFTYQHLAFSSMALSTPWRHKEKILEKEYPLDGAQFCLILQKN; encoded by the coding sequence ATGAAGGTTAGGTCGTTAAAAAGCAAGAGAATAGATTTTATTGCGCACGAGTATTCTCATGTGCCTGTTGTGGCCTTTGTGAAAGCAGTGAATGATGGTTACTATAATTACAATGCGTGTGAATATGACTCTACACATCCCGACATCACTTATGATGCAATCATAGCATGGAACAAGATTATAGACCTTTTAAGGGTAAAAATGACAAATTTGCAAGAATATACTATCGTAGATATTGGCTCCGGAACCGGGTTTGTTGCAGCACGATTTCTTGAGAAATGTTTATCTTTTAAAAACTACATCGGCCTTGAGCCTTCTGCGAGTATGAGAAAAGTAGCAACAAGGAAATTCAGAGAATCACGGTTATCTTTTCAATCCATTGACATTTTAAAAAAGGAAGCAGTTTTTGATGTTCTGAAAAAAATAAAGGGGAAAAGGATAATTACGCTCAATTCAGTACTCCATCATATCGTTTGGTGGGAGGATTTTTTGACTATTATCAAAAATGCTCTTAATACAGGTGATCTTTTTATCCTTTGCCATGAACCTAACAGCCGCTTCTGGGAAAATAATAAGCTCGTGAGCCTTTTTGATAATATCCAAGAAGAAAAGGCAAGCATGAACCGAAGGGCCTTTTATTTGAACCCTATCAAATATATGAAAAAAGTTAATAGGCTTGTAAGGAAAGACACACATCAAACTCCATCTAAGTATGATTTAATAAATCAGGAACTCAGAAAATCTGGTGCTATCAAAAATAGCCTTTCTCCTGGCCTGATCGGTGCAATAATAGATTATAGTGTGCCTTTGTGCTGGCGAGGAATTACTATCGGAAAAGACTGCAATGAAGGGTTCTTAGACATTGAAGGTTTGATGGAAAATTATTTTAAGGATATGGAACTCTTACTTTCTTTTACCTATCAACATCTGGCTTTTTCTTCAATGGCTCTATCGACTCCATGGAGACATAAAGAGAAGATTCTTGAGAAGGAATATCCACTGGATGGAGCACAATTTTGCTTAATTCTTCAGAAGAATTAA
- a CDS encoding polysaccharide biosynthesis C-terminal domain-containing protein → MNNDNKTKRNDTIFSFTVDRKTIFKSSINSFLIQIIFRLKGFITAPILTYLMLPSEMGVLNLIVVTSSVFAPFVNLNLPDGSAIYFSRERAIEKIRTMYLTIVNTIGISAILVTLIASLLIYFLRPDLYKYAFWAALLLYANIFYQISSFLLSTYQKTGLVVKNAFVRDSSATVMSIFFVYLGYSYKGMVIANVIAFLVSSFLLLRIVTKNMPYAFTIDTSYLRAFLKLSIPLLPVFFFSWIIQSSDSYFLAYYKGEGMVGKYSVIYGITNVILTITYALNFFWVPVSARLWVENRGKFTQAFRLLFTLFLTILLMVVLLFELNSKMIIHLLIRREEYYDAYAIMGILAFSFAMQVLITLLTAPLYSNKNTRTIFFAHLIGGLTNTILNFLIIPSTGIFGAAISTAVSYLTVVLVMSYMSYKLADFAFLNKHVFYIIGLFIFAWGGIFSTREYFEMYQSILASILVILVIGAIVYFKVLEKKEREYLFLFLKEFNIKRVIA, encoded by the coding sequence ATGAATAACGATAATAAAACAAAAAGAAACGATACTATTTTTAGTTTTACCGTTGACAGGAAAACAATCTTCAAAAGTTCAATAAATAGTTTTTTGATTCAGATTATTTTCAGGCTTAAAGGTTTTATTACAGCTCCTATTCTTACGTATCTTATGCTTCCCTCTGAAATGGGGGTATTGAATCTCATTGTGGTAACATCGTCTGTTTTTGCTCCTTTCGTTAATCTGAATTTGCCAGATGGATCTGCAATATATTTTTCGCGTGAAAGGGCTATTGAAAAAATTCGCACCATGTATTTAACCATTGTAAATACTATAGGTATTTCTGCAATACTCGTTACCCTGATTGCCAGTCTGCTGATATATTTCTTAAGGCCTGATCTCTATAAATATGCTTTTTGGGCGGCTCTTTTGCTGTATGCAAATATTTTTTATCAGATATCTTCGTTTTTACTCAGTACATACCAGAAGACGGGTCTTGTTGTAAAGAATGCTTTTGTAAGAGATTCAAGTGCTACGGTTATGTCAATATTTTTTGTCTATTTGGGATATTCCTATAAGGGAATGGTTATTGCCAATGTTATTGCATTTCTCGTTTCTTCTTTTTTGCTTTTGCGGATCGTTACAAAGAATATGCCTTATGCTTTTACTATCGATACTTCTTACCTCCGGGCTTTTTTAAAACTCTCTATTCCTTTACTTCCTGTTTTTTTCTTTTCCTGGATAATCCAGTCATCGGATTCTTATTTTCTTGCATACTATAAAGGCGAGGGAATGGTGGGTAAGTATTCCGTAATTTATGGTATTACCAATGTTATTTTAACTATTACGTATGCCTTGAATTTTTTCTGGGTACCTGTTTCTGCCAGGCTTTGGGTTGAAAACAGGGGGAAATTTACTCAGGCATTTCGATTGTTATTTACCCTATTTTTAACAATACTCCTGATGGTAGTTCTTCTCTTTGAGCTTAATTCTAAAATGATAATACACCTCCTTATAAGGCGGGAGGAATATTACGATGCCTATGCAATTATGGGAATACTTGCATTTTCCTTTGCAATGCAAGTGTTAATAACCCTGCTTACTGCTCCTCTTTATTCTAATAAGAATACCAGAACAATATTCTTTGCCCACTTAATCGGAGGTCTAACGAATACCATCCTTAATTTTTTGATTATTCCTTCTACCGGGATATTTGGAGCTGCTATTAGTACTGCTGTTTCATATTTAACAGTCGTTCTCGTTATGTCCTATATGAGTTATAAGCTCGCGGATTTTGCATTCCTTAATAAACATGTGTTTTACATAATAGGTCTGTTTATCTTTGCATGGGGTGGAATCTTTTCTACACGAGAATATTTTGAAATGTACCAAAGTATTCTTGCGAGTATTCTGGTGATTCTCGTAATCGGGGCCATTGTTTATTTTAAGGTTCTGGAAAAAAAAGAGAGAGAATATTTGTTCTTATTTCTTAAAGAATTTAATATAAAAAGAGTAATAGCATGA
- a CDS encoding GNAT family N-acetyltransferase, translating into MVSVFNNPVKWDEAVESSYYPYISYKYGWLESIGSCFLHMEPLPLAKVTEDGGIEYVCPCFIDRDKKEITSSAFLAPGFINKNADPVEMIEALISYAKKENYKKISLQIPPGFMYSNILLNGRFKLIRKICFFAVEICAMSSFDYYLNKCVSSGRKSDMKAAWRKGVTVETLYPSREALERFYPFYQEMVQRNNAQMLEKTFMLKLSQSLNQNTRYWIAMVHGKDIGSALTYEFMGRLWVWLLQGGGDFRDYKTDAFLYAEIIRYGFEKHFRVIDLGTSPLDNSQGDFKKRLGANPVFHELYELDLSYFGNLRSTCIEMKKVIKRRWAN; encoded by the coding sequence TTGGTTTCTGTATTTAATAATCCTGTCAAGTGGGATGAAGCTGTAGAAAGTTCTTATTATCCGTATATCTCGTATAAATATGGCTGGCTTGAATCTATAGGTTCGTGCTTTTTACACATGGAGCCTTTGCCTCTTGCAAAGGTTACAGAAGATGGCGGTATTGAATATGTTTGCCCGTGTTTTATAGACAGGGATAAAAAAGAGATTACGAGTTCCGCATTTCTTGCCCCAGGTTTTATTAATAAAAATGCAGATCCTGTTGAAATGATAGAAGCACTTATTTCTTATGCAAAAAAAGAAAATTATAAAAAAATCTCGTTACAAATTCCTCCGGGTTTTATGTATTCCAATATCTTATTAAATGGAAGATTTAAACTCATAAGAAAAATCTGTTTTTTTGCTGTAGAGATATGTGCGATGAGCTCTTTCGATTATTACCTGAACAAGTGTGTTTCCAGTGGAAGAAAGAGCGACATGAAGGCCGCGTGGCGAAAAGGGGTAACGGTGGAAACCCTTTACCCTTCCCGGGAAGCATTAGAGAGGTTCTATCCTTTTTATCAGGAAATGGTACAAAGAAATAACGCCCAAATGTTAGAAAAAACCTTTATGTTGAAATTAAGTCAATCCCTTAACCAGAATACCCGTTATTGGATTGCGATGGTACATGGGAAGGATATCGGTTCTGCGCTTACGTATGAATTTATGGGAAGACTCTGGGTTTGGTTGCTTCAGGGCGGCGGTGATTTTAGAGATTATAAAACAGACGCTTTTCTGTATGCTGAAATTATTCGGTATGGCTTTGAGAAACATTTTAGAGTAATAGATTTAGGGACATCTCCCTTGGATAATTCGCAAGGAGATTTTAAAAAACGATTGGGTGCTAATCCTGTATTCCATGAATTGTACGAATTGGATCTTTCGTACTTCGGGAATCTAAGAAGTACCTGTATTGAAATGAAAAAGGTGATTAAAAGACGATGGGCAAACTAA
- a CDS encoding class I SAM-dependent methyltransferase: MVRFLRKLRNYIFYKIYKITSKVVLYCKAVVNLVNNKSISNKNTFESYFIVKSYGYTNDLTIPEKTVLDILKNDLRNMRMLDIGVGTGRTTLHFADLVKEYIGIDYSTNMVNACKTRFPETSRMNFLRCDVRSMEVFDDKYFDFILFSFNGIDCISYNDRLIAFEQIKRIGKHNALFCFSTHNIQFIHKLFTIHYSANIIRTTQNIFKSFLLRSINKNIKGNEKYAVINDGAHMFGLNLFYIKPHEQIRQLYESGFNNIRVFSSENGEEIKDFFTLENNTEMYLYYLCNINN, from the coding sequence ATGGTTAGATTTTTAAGAAAATTACGGAATTATATATTTTACAAGATATATAAAATAACTTCTAAAGTAGTTCTTTATTGTAAAGCCGTGGTAAATCTCGTTAACAATAAGTCGATATCCAATAAGAATACTTTTGAATCATATTTTATAGTAAAAAGTTACGGTTACACCAATGATTTAACAATCCCGGAGAAAACGGTATTGGATATTTTGAAGAATGATTTAAGGAATATGAGGATGCTTGATATTGGTGTTGGCACGGGTCGTACAACTCTCCACTTTGCAGATTTAGTAAAAGAGTATATTGGCATTGATTATTCAACGAATATGGTGAATGCTTGTAAAACGAGATTTCCAGAAACATCCAGGATGAATTTTTTGAGATGTGATGTAAGGTCTATGGAAGTATTTGACGATAAATACTTTGATTTCATATTGTTTAGTTTCAATGGTATAGATTGTATTTCTTATAATGATAGATTAATAGCGTTTGAGCAAATCAAACGCATAGGTAAACATAATGCCCTTTTTTGCTTTTCAACACATAATATACAGTTTATCCATAAGCTTTTTACGATTCATTATTCAGCAAATATAATTCGAACAACACAAAATATATTTAAAAGCTTTTTATTGAGGTCTATCAATAAAAATATTAAAGGAAATGAGAAATATGCGGTTATTAATGATGGTGCGCATATGTTTGGACTGAATTTATTTTACATTAAACCTCATGAGCAAATAAGGCAATTATACGAATCCGGATTTAATAATATACGGGTTTTTTCGTCAGAAAACGGTGAGGAAATAAAAGATTTCTTTACCTTAGAAAATAATACAGAAATGTATCTTTATTACTTATGTAATATTAACAATTAA
- a CDS encoding glycosyltransferase, which produces MRILMVGNDPHDIGGVVNYTHPLALKFVEMGHKVFYFYSGAWNRRYNCLFRPYLRIHRRDFSFECAELMNSPNWTYNYGNPLLDIHAHQTEKLFVKYMEKIKPDIVHVHSRCGLPASLIEIASNHGTRVFNTIHVYGFLCQKRVMIDHHGLPCKGPSDADKCAQCTGYVDIKRLKHTVRIENTSKQLFALAKLLLGIIRKCSRSKRSNQRNSNDPAPCKGIAHYEKTKVSLKERLDYMIHVMNTYTVTNLCVSTDVKRTLMRYGVHEDKLFVQHIGSSIAENQKLNRRTFHTPIVIGNIGGVHHYKGTHVLVEAVKNIKNKNFIVKIFGKYDQAYVESVMQGKEDLPIEFLGKYQPTDLFEILKQIDIMVLPSICNDTAPQTIFESYSAGIPIIASDIGGFPDFIKDGISGYLFRPGDSQDLADKLDKVLTDPQKIESFSWKVPKLKTITDNALELVALYKKCIEDNLITA; this is translated from the coding sequence ATGAGAATTCTCATGGTAGGTAATGACCCTCATGATATAGGTGGGGTTGTAAATTATACTCATCCCCTTGCCTTGAAATTTGTTGAAATGGGACATAAGGTTTTTTATTTCTATTCCGGCGCATGGAATAGAAGGTATAACTGTCTCTTCAGGCCATATCTCAGGATTCATAGAAGAGACTTTTCCTTTGAGTGTGCAGAACTGATGAACTCTCCAAACTGGACATATAATTATGGTAATCCCTTGCTTGATATACACGCTCATCAAACAGAAAAATTGTTTGTAAAATACATGGAAAAAATAAAACCTGATATAGTACACGTTCATAGCCGCTGTGGGCTTCCGGCATCACTTATCGAGATTGCTTCAAATCATGGAACGAGGGTCTTCAATACCATCCATGTATACGGTTTCTTATGCCAGAAAAGAGTAATGATTGACCATCATGGACTGCCCTGCAAAGGACCCTCTGATGCAGACAAATGTGCTCAATGCACAGGGTACGTAGATATAAAAAGATTAAAGCATACCGTACGAATAGAAAATACCAGCAAACAATTGTTTGCATTGGCTAAATTGCTCCTTGGCATAATAAGGAAATGCAGCAGATCCAAAAGATCTAATCAGAGGAATAGTAACGATCCTGCACCATGTAAAGGTATTGCACATTATGAGAAAACAAAGGTAAGCTTGAAGGAAAGACTTGATTATATGATTCATGTAATGAATACGTATACGGTTACAAACTTGTGTGTATCTACTGACGTAAAAAGAACCCTTATGAGATATGGTGTTCATGAAGATAAGCTCTTCGTCCAGCATATAGGTTCATCAATTGCCGAAAATCAGAAGTTAAACAGGAGAACATTCCATACGCCTATTGTAATAGGGAATATCGGAGGAGTGCACCATTATAAAGGAACGCACGTTTTAGTGGAAGCAGTAAAGAATATCAAAAATAAAAATTTCATAGTAAAAATATTCGGCAAATATGATCAGGCCTATGTAGAAAGCGTAATGCAGGGAAAAGAAGACTTACCGATAGAGTTTTTGGGAAAATATCAGCCAACTGATTTGTTTGAAATATTAAAGCAGATAGATATCATGGTGCTTCCTTCTATCTGTAATGACACAGCGCCACAGACTATTTTTGAGAGTTACAGTGCAGGCATCCCTATTATTGCCTCTGATATAGGCGGGTTTCCAGATTTTATAAAAGATGGGATTAGTGGATATCTTTTTAGGCCGGGAGATAGTCAGGATCTGGCTGATAAATTGGATAAGGTATTAACAGATCCTCAAAAAATAGAATCATTTTCATGGAAGGTGCCAAAACTTAAGACAATTACCGATAATGCTCTGGAGTTAGTAGCTTTGTACAAAAAATGTATTGAGGATAATTTGATAACAGCTTAA
- a CDS encoding FAD-dependent oxidoreductase, translated as MRKTVIIGAGLAGLSAGYYAQKKKIDYEIYEKDDGVGGLCRTRKKERFSFDYSGHLLHLKDPYSQSLIKSLLGHNLNIIQRNSFIYSHKVFTRYPFQANLYGLPPDVVKECLMEFVRAYYENEDLPTEAYKTFHEWIVGKLGKGIGKYFMFPYNEKLWTIPPEELTCGWMSEYVPKPTLEDVFNGTFSDQRKGFGYNATFWYPKKGGIQALCDALADKVRNIRLREKVERIFHKKKIIEFDSGKTTAYEKLISTIPLKKLVERLEGDIPQEVRDAAKRLKHNSVLIINLGVKGEGLTDKHWIYLPEKKYTVYRIGVYSNFSESMAPPGTTSYYIEIAYQEDWNIDKEKIVENALDEIVEIGFVPHRKDILVKEIMDIECAYVIYDRYYSESKKIIMDYLNSVNIYSIGRYGNWEYSGMEEAMHQGKESIDEG; from the coding sequence ATGAGGAAGACAGTGATCATTGGGGCTGGGCTTGCTGGTTTGAGTGCAGGCTATTATGCCCAAAAGAAAAAAATAGATTATGAAATTTATGAGAAGGATGACGGCGTGGGAGGTCTATGCCGAACCCGTAAGAAAGAGCGCTTTTCTTTTGATTATTCAGGACATCTCCTCCACCTGAAAGATCCTTACTCTCAATCGTTGATTAAAAGCCTTCTTGGCCATAATCTCAACATCATACAGAGAAATTCCTTCATTTACTCACATAAGGTATTTACCCGTTATCCCTTTCAGGCAAACCTCTATGGCCTTCCTCCGGATGTGGTAAAAGAATGTCTCATGGAATTTGTCAGAGCATATTATGAGAATGAAGATTTACCAACAGAAGCATACAAAACGTTCCATGAATGGATCGTGGGAAAGCTCGGCAAGGGGATAGGAAAATATTTTATGTTTCCCTATAATGAAAAACTTTGGACAATTCCCCCCGAAGAACTTACCTGCGGATGGATGTCAGAATATGTACCTAAGCCTACTCTTGAAGATGTCTTTAATGGTACATTTTCTGATCAGAGGAAGGGTTTTGGTTATAATGCAACTTTCTGGTATCCAAAGAAAGGCGGAATACAGGCTCTTTGTGACGCACTTGCTGATAAAGTAAGAAACATAAGGCTACGGGAAAAGGTTGAGAGGATTTTTCATAAAAAAAAGATTATCGAATTTGATTCAGGCAAAACTACTGCATATGAAAAGCTTATTTCTACCATACCTCTTAAAAAGCTCGTAGAAAGATTAGAAGGTGATATTCCCCAGGAAGTAAGAGATGCTGCCAAAAGACTCAAGCATAATTCAGTCCTTATTATAAATTTGGGAGTAAAAGGCGAAGGTCTTACCGATAAACACTGGATTTATCTCCCTGAGAAGAAATACACAGTATACAGAATCGGGGTCTATTCCAATTTTTCAGAGTCTATGGCGCCGCCTGGTACAACATCCTACTATATAGAGATAGCTTACCAGGAAGATTGGAATATAGATAAAGAAAAAATAGTAGAGAATGCCCTGGATGAAATAGTAGAGATTGGTTTTGTTCCTCACAGGAAGGATATTCTTGTGAAGGAGATAATGGATATTGAATGCGCATATGTTATTTACGACAGGTATTATTCAGAGAGCAAAAAAATAATCATGGATTACCTGAATAGTGTTAACATTTATAGTATTGGCAGATACGGTAATTGGGAATATTCAGGCATGGAAGAGGCCATGCATCAGGGAAAGGAGTCGATTGATGAAGGTTAG